A genomic segment from Chrysemys picta bellii isolate R12L10 chromosome 11, ASM1138683v2, whole genome shotgun sequence encodes:
- the LOC101945758 gene encoding myosin-M heavy chain-like isoform X2: protein MGSCDPRNADLSSPEEDSDQCTAIPMATRTWKNKTNNETPSDTQPAGNNSSPSCRRSSSDIAQETADCVKAQRECRLRPHFSDPMPTDAVKRKQLELKIAAAARQHAQKRRQERDPGPVVAKANISHGCSFDENTRSLRSSLQSRHRWSNVSSLSADSGIVGVTDERDDAEAGGATRTRSAEVERADSGIGQALARKWKNRASETLTSLQAWEAHRPCTDCGERDFPVETDAQNQNKRRANLCAKCQKRRTERKESILEFVNTEASYGEDLRIIKEEFYLPMQAAGLLAQEQLLVVFSNIQELIDLNENFLEYLQEEIDQAFDQDDEDLMTVCIGEIFLEFVNMLPAFQTYCLQQSSSVNMLNALEKEKELLRIFLNVSQNDNTVLRRMNLRSFLMAPLQRVTKYPLLLSRIIKATIEYHPDHGSLREAKSRIESHLEHINMKTKQEGNSWTLRSFRQDSKKNREVINIEMRETAIKTVGWLREETRFVMEGLLQLAQPPDGQWVKKGSKTLKFQNMQVLLMVNIKRVSESSLEAAEPGPVKDAVLVLIRDKNNGKFSLLREPLRLSNCVVSADPDCSDTFELMEIRREAFVFRDGDRARTHHWFRQIRRYSRELGSWKKRRNALPNIMISTSHNRS from the exons ATGGGATCATGTGACCCTAGGAACGCTGATCTCTCTTCTCCAGAGGAGGACAGTGATCAATGTACAGCCATTCCCATGGCAACGCGGACCTGGAAGAACAAGACAAATAATGAGACACCTAGTGACACTCAACCTGCAGGAAAC AATTCCAGCCCGAGCTGCCGCAGATCCAGCTCTGACATCGCCCAGGAGACTGCGGACTGTGTCAAGGCCCAGCGGGAGTGCCGTCTGCGGCCTCATTTCAGTGACCCGATGCCAACAGACGCTGTGAAGAGAAAACAGCTGGAGCTGAAGATAGCGGCAGCAGCCCGGCAACACGCGCAGAAGcgacggcaggagagagaccctG GTCCGGTGGTGGCTAAAGCCAACATCTCCCACGGCTGCAGCTTTGACGAGAACACGCGTTCCCTGCGCAGCTCCCTGCAATCCAGGCACCGCTGGAGCAACGTCAGCAGCCTGAGTGCGGACAGCGGCATTGTCGGCGTAACCGACGAGAGGGACGATGCCGAGGCCGGCGGCGCGACCAGAACCAGATCGGCGGAGGTGGAGAGGGCGGACAGCGGCATCGGCCAAGCATTGGCCAGGAAGTGGAAAAACAGGGCCTCTGAAACGCTGACTTCCTTGCAGGCCTGGGAGGCGCACCGGCCCTGCACGGACTGCGGTGAGAGAGATTTCCCAGTGGAGACAGACGCACAGAACCAGAACAAGAGAAGAGCCAACCTGTGTGCGAAGTGCCAGAAGCGCAGGACGGAGCGAAAGGAGTCGATCCTGGAGTTCGTCAACACGGAAGCCAGCTACGGCGAGGACCTGCGGATCATCAAGGAGGAGTTCTACCTCCCGATGCAGGCGGCCGGGCTGCTGGCGCAGGAACAGCTGCTGGTGGTGTTCAGCAATATCCAGGAGCTGATTGACCTCAATGAAAATTTTCTGGAGTATCTCCAAGAAGAAATTGACCAGGCCTTTGATCAG GACGACGAGGACCTGATGACTGTGTGCATTGGCGAGATCTTTTTGGAGTTTGTCAATATGCTGCCGGCCTTTCAGACCTACTGTCTTCAGCAGTCCTCTTCAGTGAACATGCTCAATGCCCTGGAGAAGGAGAAAGAGCTACTCAG AATATTCCTCAACGTTTCCCAGAACGACAACACGGTGCTTCGGCGCATGAATCTAAGATCCTTCCTGATGGCCCCCTTGCAGAGAGTCACCAAGTACCCACTTCTACTCAGCAGGATCATCAAAGCCACCATTGAGTACCACCCAGATCATGGCAGCCTGCGGGAAGCCAAGAGCCGCATCGAGTCCCACCTGGAGCACATCAACATGAAAACCAAGCAGGAGGGGAATTCGTGGACGCTGCGCTCCTTCCGCCAAGACAGCAAGAAGAACAGGGAAGTTATCAACATTGAGATGAGGGAAACCGCCATCAAAACTGTGGGCTGGCTGCGGGAGGAGACACGCTTTGTGATGGAAGGGCTCCTGCAGCTCGCCCAGCCGCCCGATGGCCAGTGGGTGAAGAAGGGCAGCAAGACCTTGAAATTTCAGAACATGCAGGTGCTGCTCATGGTCAACATAAAGCGAGTGTCTGAGTCTAGCCTCGAGGCTGCTGAGCCAGGACCCGTGAAAGATGCAGTCCTGGTGTTGATCAGGGACAAAAACAATGGGAAGTTCAGTTTGCTCAGGGAGCCCCTGAGGCTGAGTAACTGCGTCGTCTCCGCAGACCCCGACTGCAGTGATACTTTTGAACTCATGGAGATCAGGCGGGAGGCGTTCGTGTTCCGGGACGGCGACAGGGCACGGACTCACCACTGGTTCCGGCAGATCAGGAGGTACTCGAGGGAGCTGGGCTCTTGGAAGAAGCGGCGGAACGCTCTGCCCAACATCATGATAAGCACATCCCATAACAGGTCTTGA
- the LOC101945758 gene encoding uncharacterized protein LOC101945758 isoform X1 encodes MTYISVDERQQHCRVILSCQNNQLYAQHGLKDFSISSMHPLKNLDTQILAGDFSPVDSCRIDKTTFASAAETRLYRSVENLHWATVADSSLYSHCRSMDNELLFHYKGASYWSEGSAERAPAQSTADACGHLALHPKQTSPSARNVPLPPFAKVPQWLFPSTEERALHGDAKKELKEKLRIHSAKAVAEPCKPVRPQAPLTDRVAREFSECRTCQQYKNGCAVHCCAVFVEHTPLSHGPVATPGRQRPCFACRITSPEDIKQEARRRLQLRRQNSSPSLTLHHARESQEIVKSRTTGSLKGCDGETDAKGPAELSRKERCKGRLYIPTFEEFKRMRSKEMRLSAGTNGPTKCLSEGSLASQTLERESNKNICSAVPREALEAKLPSDSTATADDYDDVFHENHIAAGSGHYRDIPAAWGSFSLVSTAGANQCLLKDSIYQLSSADRSPVPICSSPIPRSPLQAIAIHGEGEEVCSDEQQGLDSRQLSGVLHFAGQALASEDHSSCCPSLLLEATDLSSYGAKLQKMKDEFIGSALDLIKKSCSAETAAESTSMGSCDPRNADLSSPEEDSDQCTAIPMATRTWKNKTNNETPSDTQPAGNNSSPSCRRSSSDIAQETADCVKAQRECRLRPHFSDPMPTDAVKRKQLELKIAAAARQHAQKRRQERDPGPVVAKANISHGCSFDENTRSLRSSLQSRHRWSNVSSLSADSGIVGVTDERDDAEAGGATRTRSAEVERADSGIGQALARKWKNRASETLTSLQAWEAHRPCTDCGERDFPVETDAQNQNKRRANLCAKCQKRRTERKESILEFVNTEASYGEDLRIIKEEFYLPMQAAGLLAQEQLLVVFSNIQELIDLNENFLEYLQEEIDQAFDQDDEDLMTVCIGEIFLEFVNMLPAFQTYCLQQSSSVNMLNALEKEKELLRIFLNVSQNDNTVLRRMNLRSFLMAPLQRVTKYPLLLSRIIKATIEYHPDHGSLREAKSRIESHLEHINMKTKQEGNSWTLRSFRQDSKKNREVINIEMRETAIKTVGWLREETRFVMEGLLQLAQPPDGQWVKKGSKTLKFQNMQVLLMVNIKRVSESSLEAAEPGPVKDAVLVLIRDKNNGKFSLLREPLRLSNCVVSADPDCSDTFELMEIRREAFVFRDGDRARTHHWFRQIRRYSRELGSWKKRRNALPNIMISTSHNRS; translated from the exons ATGACATACATCAGTGTTGATGAGAGACAGCAACACTGCCGGGTGATTTTGAGCTGCCAGAATAATCAGCTGTATGCACAACATGGCCTAAAGGATTTTTCAATTAGCAGCATGCATCCACTAAAGAACTTAGACACTCAGATTCTTGCTGGGGACTTCAGCCCTGTAGACTCATGTCGCATAGACAAGACAACCTTCGCCAGTGCTGCAGAAACCCGGCTGTATCGGAGCGTGGAGAATCTACACTGGGCGACAGTTGCAGACTCCAGTCTGTATTCTCACTGCCGGAGCATGGACAATGAGCTCCTTTTCCACTATAAAGGTGCCAGTTACTGGTCCGAAGGCTCTGCAGAGAGAgccccagcacagagcactgCAGACGCTTGCGGGCACCTGGCCCTCCACCCCAAGCAAACGTCACCATCTGCGCGAAACGTTCCCCTTCCTCCTTTTGCCAAAGTGCCTCAGTGGCTTTTCCCTTCCACGGAGGAGAGAGCCCTACACGGGGATGCCAAAAAAGAACTGAAGGAGAAGCTGAGGATTCACAGCGCCAAGGCGGTGGCGGAACCCTGCAAGCCCGTGCGTCCCCAAGCGCCTTTGACTGACCGGGTGGCGAGGGAGTTCTCAGAATGCCGGACGTGCCAGCAGTACAAAAACGGGTGCGCTGTACACTGCTGTGCGGTGTTTGTGGAACACACTCCCCTCAGTCATGGCCCCGTAGCAACGCCGGGGAGACAGAGGCCATGTTTTGCGTGCAGGATAACCAGTCCGGAAGACATCAAGCAGGAAGCTCGGAGGAGGTTGCAGCTGAGAAGACAGAACAGCTCTCCCAGCCTGACTCTCCATCATGCCAGGGAAAGCCAAGAGATCGTCAAATCCAGAACCACTGGATCCCTGAAGGGTTGTGATGGGGAGACTGATGCCAAAGGGCCGGCAGAGCTGAGCAGAAAAGAACGCTGTAAGGGGAGGCTCTACATCCCTACCTTTGAGGAGTTCAAGCGAATGAGAAGCAAGGAGATGCGTTTATCTGCAGGTACCAATGGGCCAACAAAGTGCCTGAGTGAGGGGTCTCTGGCAAGCCAGACTCTGGAAAGGGAAAGCAATAAGAACATCTGCTCAGCTGTGCCACGAGAAGCCCTGGAGGCGAAACTCCCCAGCGATTCCACAGCAACAGCGGACGACTACGATGATGTGTTTCATGAAAACCATATCGCTGCTGGCTCTGGCCATTATCGAGACATTCCAGCTGCGTGGGGCAGCTTCAGTTTGGTCAGCACAGCTGGGGCTAACCAGTGCCTGCTGAAAGACAGTATCTACCAGCTGTCAAGTGCAGATAGGTCCCCGGTCCCTATTTGCTCTAGCCCGATTCCAAGATCGCCTTTGCAGGCAATAGCAATccacggggagggggaggaggtctgcAGTGATGAGCAGCAGGGATTAGACTCAAGACAACTGAGTGGAGTCCTTCACTTTGCTGGGCAGGCACTGGCTTCTGAAGACCATTCTTCTTGCTGTCCATCGCTGCTGTTAGAAGCCACAGACCTTTCCAGCTATGGAGCTAAGCTACAAAAAATGAAGGATGAATTCATAGGCTCAGCACTGGATCTTATTAAGAAAAG CTGCAGTGCCGAGACTGCCGCGGAGTCCACGTCCATGGGATCATGTGACCCTAGGAACGCTGATCTCTCTTCTCCAGAGGAGGACAGTGATCAATGTACAGCCATTCCCATGGCAACGCGGACCTGGAAGAACAAGACAAATAATGAGACACCTAGTGACACTCAACCTGCAGGAAAC AATTCCAGCCCGAGCTGCCGCAGATCCAGCTCTGACATCGCCCAGGAGACTGCGGACTGTGTCAAGGCCCAGCGGGAGTGCCGTCTGCGGCCTCATTTCAGTGACCCGATGCCAACAGACGCTGTGAAGAGAAAACAGCTGGAGCTGAAGATAGCGGCAGCAGCCCGGCAACACGCGCAGAAGcgacggcaggagagagaccctG GTCCGGTGGTGGCTAAAGCCAACATCTCCCACGGCTGCAGCTTTGACGAGAACACGCGTTCCCTGCGCAGCTCCCTGCAATCCAGGCACCGCTGGAGCAACGTCAGCAGCCTGAGTGCGGACAGCGGCATTGTCGGCGTAACCGACGAGAGGGACGATGCCGAGGCCGGCGGCGCGACCAGAACCAGATCGGCGGAGGTGGAGAGGGCGGACAGCGGCATCGGCCAAGCATTGGCCAGGAAGTGGAAAAACAGGGCCTCTGAAACGCTGACTTCCTTGCAGGCCTGGGAGGCGCACCGGCCCTGCACGGACTGCGGTGAGAGAGATTTCCCAGTGGAGACAGACGCACAGAACCAGAACAAGAGAAGAGCCAACCTGTGTGCGAAGTGCCAGAAGCGCAGGACGGAGCGAAAGGAGTCGATCCTGGAGTTCGTCAACACGGAAGCCAGCTACGGCGAGGACCTGCGGATCATCAAGGAGGAGTTCTACCTCCCGATGCAGGCGGCCGGGCTGCTGGCGCAGGAACAGCTGCTGGTGGTGTTCAGCAATATCCAGGAGCTGATTGACCTCAATGAAAATTTTCTGGAGTATCTCCAAGAAGAAATTGACCAGGCCTTTGATCAG GACGACGAGGACCTGATGACTGTGTGCATTGGCGAGATCTTTTTGGAGTTTGTCAATATGCTGCCGGCCTTTCAGACCTACTGTCTTCAGCAGTCCTCTTCAGTGAACATGCTCAATGCCCTGGAGAAGGAGAAAGAGCTACTCAG AATATTCCTCAACGTTTCCCAGAACGACAACACGGTGCTTCGGCGCATGAATCTAAGATCCTTCCTGATGGCCCCCTTGCAGAGAGTCACCAAGTACCCACTTCTACTCAGCAGGATCATCAAAGCCACCATTGAGTACCACCCAGATCATGGCAGCCTGCGGGAAGCCAAGAGCCGCATCGAGTCCCACCTGGAGCACATCAACATGAAAACCAAGCAGGAGGGGAATTCGTGGACGCTGCGCTCCTTCCGCCAAGACAGCAAGAAGAACAGGGAAGTTATCAACATTGAGATGAGGGAAACCGCCATCAAAACTGTGGGCTGGCTGCGGGAGGAGACACGCTTTGTGATGGAAGGGCTCCTGCAGCTCGCCCAGCCGCCCGATGGCCAGTGGGTGAAGAAGGGCAGCAAGACCTTGAAATTTCAGAACATGCAGGTGCTGCTCATGGTCAACATAAAGCGAGTGTCTGAGTCTAGCCTCGAGGCTGCTGAGCCAGGACCCGTGAAAGATGCAGTCCTGGTGTTGATCAGGGACAAAAACAATGGGAAGTTCAGTTTGCTCAGGGAGCCCCTGAGGCTGAGTAACTGCGTCGTCTCCGCAGACCCCGACTGCAGTGATACTTTTGAACTCATGGAGATCAGGCGGGAGGCGTTCGTGTTCCGGGACGGCGACAGGGCACGGACTCACCACTGGTTCCGGCAGATCAGGAGGTACTCGAGGGAGCTGGGCTCTTGGAAGAAGCGGCGGAACGCTCTGCCCAACATCATGATAAGCACATCCCATAACAGGTCTTGA